GTGGTGCTTAATGCTTGTTGCCCCTCTTCTTCAAAAAAGGCTTGAAACGAGCCCTCGTCTTATAGTGGTCTTTTGGTAGAGTCCAATACTAGGCTCGGTTTAAGTTGCGAGGTGTATTTGACTGTTTTAAGTTGATGATCTTGAGAAGTTGGGGACCATTAAATGAAATTGGACTTGATGTGATGATTGTTCTCGATGAAGTTATGACAATAGTATTATGGTATTACTAGCTTAGATATCGAAACAATGTAAGCTTGaggattatttttgttaaataaaagaataatttattGTTCATTCCATGAATGAGACCATatagttaaaagaaaaatatttgtcgACAGTGAAGGACAAGCTCCATCAACACGACAAAAGCTTTAGCCTCAGAATCAGAAGAAAATTACAACATGTTGGCAACCGACTTTGTTACAATTCAAGCATGACATATTAGGAGCGATTACATGCAACTATCTCAATAAGGAAATCAACATCGGATGGTCCAAAGCGGCAggcaaaattgacaaaaaaaaactgAGTATCCACCAAACTAGAAAGAACGACGACAAAACCATTCATAAAATcacttgcaaaagcaagactacatGCATAAGTAAGACTAAAACTTGTATGAGACAAAACAAAAACTTCCAAAagtgaagacttattaaacaataaaaaacaaaCAGAAAAACATATCAAACTTAAGATAACATGGGTCTAAACCGActtgtgaaataatttattattttgaaatactctcaaaacaaAAATAGATTAAGAAGTTAATGAAGAGCCCCCATCTGAATATCTACAGTCAACCCACTTTTGAAGAGAAATTACTAGTGGTCGATGGAGGTTTGGTGACGATAGGCAGTATCATTTGTTCATCACAACTAATAAAGACAATGAAAATATCCACAAAACAGATttgtaaattgaaaaaaaaaagaatacataTAGAGAGGATgagaacagaaaagaaaaaggaaattattgcaaaagaaaaaaagagagagtaataAGTAGCTCGAAAACATTCCTCACCGCTAAACAAAGCAAATGAGAAGCAAAGATTTGagaattttgttttatatttttaaagctCTTGATGATTATTTATGATTGAGtcataattttagttttatttattaaaaaaaattgaattattgatgcaAATTGTATTTAAATCTGACTCATTTAAACTAATTTGAGTCTTTCTATTTGACCTGATGTTCATATTTCCAATTTTGTAAGTAGGAAAAAATGAGCATGTGGATTTGAAATGAGTTACCCAAAACATTTTCAGTTTTCATCAATTCATGGACCTAACATCACACACATAGTACGTACCCAATATTATAACCTTATTTAGCAAACAGAAAGTACTGATGTAAGCTTACCTCCTTCATAttgcatttttatttctttttatataaatacaGAAAAAGTTATACGAGTTTACTTTGAGACTTTACTTTAATTAAAATGCTGGGAAATGTCAACTTTTATGCCAGCGAAACTCTCGTAAGGGAAATTACTAACTTCTCTTGAAACCAATACCAATTTTAATTGTAGGTTTTTTCGACTGAGTTATGACCCACTCTACAGATGGTGCTTGTGTGCTTGTAGCGCGAAACGTGTTAATTTGCATGAATGGAAGGAtgggcaaaaaaattaaaaaagaaaaatctcaAATATACCAAGAATTCATGTTTTAGCCTTACATTATTAAAAGACCAAACTGGACATGCAATGTGAAGTGTGTGAACATACTTTTAAAACATTCACACGTTTGATGAAAGGAATGTTTGGACACTGAAATATCAGCTGCCTCCACCATTGCCCTTCAATATGCGACATACACAAGTACCAGTACTCATATTTCATCTCATCCTCTTTTCAGAGTATTAAACTCAAATCTTCAAAATCTCCGCCCACCCTTTCGTTCTTTCTTATGAGCTTGAATATGTCAAATGTAATCAACAAGAAAACTACTACTTGTCTTAATTTGTTACTCTTTAgctattattttacattttctaTGCTATTAGGTTGGatgttaatataatattataagtctttctttttcttttttttaattttgtttgtcgGGTTCTTTGCCtgcactttatttttttttcttcagacCTTTGCCTGCACGTGTTCTGCTCATTCAAGTTCAATATGTATAATCTTTTAAGTATCAAAGACACGTGTTGAataccaacgtgattttaacatACGCAAAGGGTgaaatcataaaatatttttaggggttgaaattaaattgtaatttttatgatagtaaaaatataattttattattttaatagtttatatatttacaattttaaaaggattaaattaaatttttatatttttggagaccaaagtacaatttttgtctttaccaatttaaaattttaaaaatttgaaaagacctaaataaaaacaaattcatTTTAAGGGCCATGCCAACCCCCTAATTTCGCCCCTGACAAAGTATCTATTGAACAGAACATGTAGGCATACGTtaaaaatacctaaaaaaaaacatatagcCCAAACATCTTatgaattttcttttgtttttgtttttcttttcatgtttctcaaaaatattgaaattttctaaagtttgaattttaaaatttagaaatatttatatatttttaaaagagctGCTATATATACACATTGAtaacattcaattaaaaaatgATTCGATTTTGTGATCCTCTTCCTTGTCCTAAATGTAATTAGCGAATCATATGGTCAGCGAATTGGTAGGTTTAACCTTCCGAGTACGGAGCTCTGAGCCACTCCAACAAGTTATGGGGCCAGCACATGCAGAATCCAAACTACTTGTGCAATTCTTGCTTGCCAATGCAATGCCATGATCCATGACATCTGATAGTAACGACAGCTACCCATCTTCTTTTGCACATGATTTTAATTATGGTATATACAGCTACCAATCTATCCAATCATAGTTATGGAAAGGGTTCAAAACAATCTTAATTTTTCGAATGATCAAATCACCACTTGATGCCAAGGTTTATAGTAACATTTACTTCATTGGTcagtcaaaagttatatcatatACAGAGGAAACAAATCTCATACAATCCATGCTCATACTCAAACGGGATATGGGTTAAAGCCGCCTTAAACTGTAAAAACCTTCCGGACTTTCTTCATCTTCCTACGACATATTGGGCAAGTACCAGCTTCTTCCGCAATcctgcatggataaaattaaTGGAAGTTAACAACAACCTAAATTAGCCACTACTTTCTAACTTAACGAGCTCAGTGAAACCTTGTTCCACACGTGAAACAGGTAGCACAATGTCCACAAGGAAGAAAGAAACAATCTCTGGGTGAACCGAAGCAAACAACACAAAGGTGCCGAGGGTTGTTGCTGCTTCTTTCCCCATCATTCAAAGGCTTTCCTTCAAGACAAGTGGCTGCTTGCTGCCATGTTTCCGGATCCTCTTCGTCCTCGTCATTGGATAGGGAATAGTAAGATGAACCCCAGCTTGCGATATCATCGTCTTTCTGTGCAAGCAATGGTGCTCGTTGTGATCCCATTTCTCCAACATTGGATCTTCTTTGCTTCATTTTCCATAATCTAAAGGCTATTAATACTAGGACGGTCATCACACCTACAGCATCgaaaaaattgttaaatgtttagatGGATGAAATATGGATCAATACCTAACTTGGTCCAGATTATACTGATTTGGtacttatttttaaatatcaactCGTTTAAATGCATATAATTCGGGGCCTATTTCGATATGAAATTAAGTATTCTTATGTGGAATAGGACTCGTGTAAGGGAAATAGAAATATATACCTGATCCGACAAAATATGAAATCCATCGAGGTCCATAAGATACCTTAACATACCAGATGTTATTAGGACTTTCCTGAAAGAAGCAAAAAGGTTAATGAGGATTACAAAAGGACACTAGTTTTGTTATAAATAAGTTCCCTTGGTCGtgaaagaaaataattattaatctgAGAAAAACATTGAAGAAAACAAGTTTCTAGTTGCAGCTGCCATAATTTCATATGTGAGAACCTAAATACCTAATGGCAATTCTCACTAATATTAAGGACTTTGTAAGAGTGTTCTTTTTACCTCATTACGACCAGGTGAAGACAAGACAGCAACATTGGGATGTAGAAGATAAAGCTCCAAATCACACAAATGATCCCCCAAAGAACATGTGTAATACGCTTGACTTGTGTCATAACTTAGAGCCTTCACTGAGAAGTTCAATTGTATCTGATTCATTAACATTTATGAAGATATGTGAACTTCAATTGGGGAACTTTTGAATATTATGTAATTGTGGATTAATTGATGTGACAGTGAGAGTGAGATAATATTTGGGCAATTACCTCAACCTCCTTAGTGTTCAAATTCCCCACAGcaagataataatttgaagacTTTGGAATTTCCTGTTGGATCTTACCAGTTCCTGCAAATTAAGTATGGCATGAGGCCCAATCTAATGTGTTTCAAATACACATTCATAAACTTCCTTTCAGATTAAAAATCTTACCATATATTATATTCCATGACAAACTTGTATTAGGATATGACGGATCCTCTACCCACTTAGCAAGGCTTTCAATACCTGCAATAAATTACTCAAATTAacacatttaattttaaaccCTCACCACCAAAACTCAACAGAGGAGGAGGTCTAACCTTGGGCAATGACAAGTGATAGAGGTAAGGAGCTGGCGGATCTTATAGCGTATGAAATATTCACTTGCGACCCTTCGTTTAAGAAGAACAGCCACTCCTGgaaccaaaaataataaacacaactcaaaatcattaatgTAATAATAAGACTTGAAAGTAAAGATTTAAGGTTCAAATAAATATTGACCTTATGGAAATTAGGTGGTATAAATATGTCATGTGTTTCAGTCCAGGAGATCTCAACATCTAAAGGAGGTGGTCTGTGAAATCCGTACACCATTAACCCTGGTTTTTGTTTATCCGATTCTTCAAACTGTCAGCAAAATAATCAAGATCACTCCAATGTAATGGCACCAGCAGTAGCCAGTACTAGAAATAGAATGGCATATATTATGCAGAAATATTCACCTCAATAGACTGAACAAAGAAAGAGTTGGGTCGTACAAGGTGTGAGCTATGTGGACTGATTTGTAAACTCACCGATCCATAAAAACCCACCATCAGAGTTATTGAGGCTGCTGGTCACAAAAAATATTGAAGGGTTTGCATACAATTTTCAAACTCATGAGAATTAAGTAAAATGGTGCAAAtcttattatgaatttattagaAGGAGAAAAAGGGAACAGAGAGAGAAAACTAACCAAAAAGCCAAAATGCGATAAGAACAATAACGCAATACCAAACATCATCACTCACGTCGAACCTTGACTCATCGTATATTGATATATTGAGACGATAAGATGACCCGCCGGAAGATTGTGGTCGCCGCTCTTGGCGATGCTGGCGGTGGAGCAGGCGTTGGCCACTATTACTTTCTTCTTCACGGACTTCTGTGCTAGCAGAAGAAGGGAGAGAGGCGACTGTTGAAGGAGGAGGAGGAGCATGTTGACTATGGTCTGCTGAATgttccattttcaaacttaaaagcAGGGCATGAAAACAGAGTAGTAAGGAGGAAGCAATAAAGTtagccaaaaaaaagaaaaggggtgGTTTGAGTGAATTACAGATTGAGGAATAGCGAGGTAGCGGACAATGATGATTGTGACTGAAGCAGTCATTGCATTAGTCCTTACACCTTTTTAGGTTGTTGTTTCATGCGGACTTGGGAATGGTAGTTGATGAGTGATAGGTAGTTAGTTGAAGTCATAGCTTTGAAGTTGTGCTGCCGACCAATTCATCTTTTTCGGTCTTACCTGGTTTAGGTATTATTTTTTGGGTTTGAGCTGATAGAGAATAATTTCTTTATGTTTGTGCGAGTGTTTTTCcttgtttttaatatgattttgtttCTACGCATAAAAAAGCTTACAACAATTAGTTTTCTTTTCTACTTCCTGTTACAAACAAGTAGGTGAATTACACGTACTCCAGTATATAACTGTCTCCAATAGCATTCAGTCAAAACAAACATCAAACCACGTGGCACACACATATTCATTGATCACTTTACAGGTGAGCATATAAATATGCTTGCTTCTCCCTCGTTTGCAACAGTCACTCCGAAAGTAAGACAAGAAGAGCATAGAGATGGAGAGATCAAAATCGCTGTTTCTCACTTTGCTTTGCTCTTTGATCCTTTTTAGATCTCCAATTCTCACTCGGGTTTACTATTCAATTTGATTCTGCTCCTTTTAGTTCTGGGTTTTGTGAGTGTATTCTTTGATTATTGGGAGTTCCTTCAAGTTTGATTCGTTTGCCGAACTAATTGGCCCCCTAACTCCACTGTCAACAGCTCACTCTATCCTACTTTGAAGCTGGCAATACCCATCAAAACTGGCTAGCTACCAAACCGTTTCAATAGTTATTCAAACCTAGTTTTGCAACAATTCCAGGGTCTGCAAAGGAAGTCGGATGAATACAACATTAACACCAAGAATATTGTAAAAGCTCAAGTCATGAACCATAATACATAATACAAACAAATGACGTATCGATCTTATCAATTAAATGTTTTTTAACATAAACTGAAGTCACCAACATATATATGAGAGGAATTTGAGAACTGGCATTTCTAGACTCTAGCTCATTTAGAACACCCGAGGCAAATACATAACAAAGCAATTTATCAAAATCTCGGCATTGGTGCATTTTTCTGGTATCACTTCAAGCAAATAAATCCTCACCTTCCACACTCCCTTATCGCCAATTTTTCTTACATCAAATTTTAAGGAGGAGAACATGCTCAACGGTATCAAGATGACAATTGCCAATGACTGACGCAATAAGCTACGTTTATCAGCAGATACTGGGCTTTATAGAATTGATGACCTGCTTCTGTAGATGAATAAGCTGGGGAGCTTGGCAGCATGATGTAAGATCCTGTACAAGTCAAATATGAAAACAATGATAGGAATACAAATAGATTACTTGATCAAAGAAACGCAATAGCATTATAAAAGGTTAAACATCACCATGAGCTGAGGATGGTGTTGTGCATTGAATTGGTGGACCATAATAATTGCATAAgttccatcatcatcatcatcagcatCTGATTTTGCtatcaaaacatcaaaatgtTGTGACCAAAATGGCAATCATATGCATTCTAGTAAAACCGATAAGAAATACTCTCACTTCTTTAAGAGAGAAATTGGGGTCATCTATTGTGAATCCTATAATGACTTCTTAAAGAAGCAACAGATTTACCTTCTGAAGAATGCAATCATTAAATTCGATTAACTAGGGGAAGAAGaagatcaagagaaacaaaatTCAAAGAAGTAGGATCCTGGTGAAAAGAATATGCAGTAACATGTTATAGCATCATAAAATTGGAGAAGTGAATAAGTTGTTGAGTACAGCATACTAGGATCAGACAGGGTAAGAATGAAGGGTACAACTGAACTTAGTGACAGTATATTATTCGCCAAAATCTGGCTTCTCGTCCCAAATTTCTGAACACTTCCAGAAGAAAATATACCCCAATTATGCCTCACAACAAGAACATGTTTAGCTTCCACCTGAATCAGTAGGCCCTAACCAGAAGTATATTATGACTTCAGAAACAACCATGCCAAACTTCTACAAggtctattttatatatttttccaaGAATAATCTAGGAACTTAGTCATTACCATCCTCAAATTCGACATACTTCCTTACTAAATAATACCTACCATAAACCAATCTTCCATCACTTGGCAAAATAGTCACGATTTCAACAGAAAGCGCCATAGAATGTTAGCAGCATCCGTAACTAAAACCATCAACCAAGAGTAGTACGTTACAACCATGACTCCCACCCAACTAGCAATTTCAAATGCATGCACCACACATTCCACCTCcagaaaattaaaacttttcacaaaGATACAAGAAATTAAAGAACACTAGTGAAGCTAAGAAAAACTTTACGAAGAGAAGAATCTTTAACAAAATGTGAATTGAGATTTGCTGCTATGATCCCACACCTGGTTAAATCTGCAAACAAAAGCTAAGATAAAGATGCAAACAGAGAAATACCTCATATTCGTCTGCCGAGTAGATTAAAGGCAGACTAGGAAGTCCAGCAGCTATAAAACCGAACAaacaaacacaaaatattaaGCACAACCACCGTCAGCTTAACATTAAGCTTAAATGTGAAAACATGGTCCCATCAGAGTTCAGTTCACAAATGACTTACAGTAAAACAAAGGACAACTTGACTCGTAAAAACAACACCTGAAAGTGAAACTTTTATTGAACAAAACAAACGACACACTGACACAAACAACCGGACTAACAATGTAAAAGCTTGAACCTTAATCAGAAGACGAAAGCTAAAGGATTTTCGGAAAATTACTCGAATTCAGTTCGAGAGCGCCTGTTTTCCACCTTCCTGTTCCCTATCTTTTTGCGTTGACGAACCGTGTCCGAGAAATTGACCGATAAACCGGAGTAAATCTCGATGACCTTTG
The genomic region above belongs to Gossypium hirsutum isolate 1008001.06 chromosome D05, Gossypium_hirsutum_v2.1, whole genome shotgun sequence and contains:
- the LOC107906620 gene encoding E3 ubiquitin-protein ligase APD2 isoform X2, coding for MEHSADHSQHAPPPPSTVASLPSSASTEVREEESNSGQRLLHRQHRQERRPQSSGGSSYRLNISIYDESRFDVSDDVWYCVIVLIAFWLFASITLMVGFYGSVSLQISPHSSHLVRPNSFFVQSIEFEESDKQKPGLMVYGFHRPPPLDVEISWTETHDIFIPPNFHKEWLFFLNEGSQVNISYAIRSASSLPLSLVIAQGIESLAKWVEDPSYPNTSLSWNIIYGTGKIQQEIPKSSNYYLAVGNLNTKEVEIQLNFSVKALSYDTSQAYYTCSLGDHLCDLELYLLHPNVAVLSSPGRNEESPNNIWYVKVSYGPRWISYFVGSGVMTVLVLIAFRLWKMKQRRSNVGEMGSQRAPLLAQKDDDIASWGSSYYSLSNDEDEEDPETWQQAATCLEGKPLNDGERSSNNPRHLCVVCFGSPRDCFFLPCGHCATCFTCGTRIAEEAGTCPICRRKMKKVRKVFTV
- the LOC107906620 gene encoding E3 ubiquitin-protein ligase APD2 isoform X1, yielding MEHSADHSQHAPPPPSTVASLPSSASTEVREEESNSGQRLLHRQHRQERRPQSSGGSSYRLNISIYDESRFDVSDDVWYCVIVLIAFWLFAASITLMVGFYGSVSLQISPHSSHLVRPNSFFVQSIEFEESDKQKPGLMVYGFHRPPPLDVEISWTETHDIFIPPNFHKEWLFFLNEGSQVNISYAIRSASSLPLSLVIAQGIESLAKWVEDPSYPNTSLSWNIIYGTGKIQQEIPKSSNYYLAVGNLNTKEVEIQLNFSVKALSYDTSQAYYTCSLGDHLCDLELYLLHPNVAVLSSPGRNEESPNNIWYVKVSYGPRWISYFVGSGVMTVLVLIAFRLWKMKQRRSNVGEMGSQRAPLLAQKDDDIASWGSSYYSLSNDEDEEDPETWQQAATCLEGKPLNDGERSSNNPRHLCVVCFGSPRDCFFLPCGHCATCFTCGTRIAEEAGTCPICRRKMKKVRKVFTV